In one Candidatus Nitronereus thalassa genomic region, the following are encoded:
- a CDS encoding saccharopine dehydrogenase family protein, whose translation MPKILILGAGKIGSLIGTFLAQTNEYTVHLADIEPPAKRQQIPQDPSLPLTHVVLDASNHKALKRYVSDHRPDAIISSLPYYCNPTVAEVARKVGVNYFDLTEDVEVTERIEEISRGCEQAFVPQCGLAPGFISIVANELMQHFDTLEIVKMRVGALPINPSNALKYSLTWSTDGLINEYGNVCYGIENGLKTALMPLEGYETIEVDGLLYEAFNTSGGLGTLADTFSGKVQTMNYKTLRYPGHCEKIHFLMNDLKLNTHRELLKHILENAIPKTYQDVVLIYVSVVGRKAGELLEENYVKKIYPQTIAGRLWSAIQVTTAAGMCSVVDSVFADPPRHQGFIKQEAFALPEILANRFGRYYA comes from the coding sequence ATGCCAAAGATCCTCATATTAGGTGCCGGGAAAATTGGATCGCTCATCGGAACATTTCTCGCCCAAACAAATGAATATACGGTTCATCTTGCCGACATCGAGCCTCCAGCTAAACGGCAACAGATACCACAGGATCCATCCCTACCTCTTACCCATGTGGTTTTGGACGCTTCTAACCACAAAGCCCTCAAACGTTATGTGAGCGATCATCGCCCTGATGCCATAATCTCCAGTCTACCCTACTACTGTAATCCTACGGTCGCCGAAGTGGCCCGTAAGGTTGGCGTAAATTATTTCGACCTCACCGAGGACGTTGAAGTCACGGAACGTATTGAAGAAATTAGTCGAGGCTGCGAACAGGCCTTTGTTCCACAATGCGGACTAGCGCCAGGTTTCATTAGCATTGTCGCCAATGAGCTTATGCAACATTTTGATACACTCGAGATCGTGAAAATGCGCGTCGGGGCCTTACCCATCAATCCTAGTAACGCGTTGAAATACTCGTTAACCTGGTCCACCGATGGATTGATCAATGAATACGGGAACGTCTGTTATGGGATCGAAAATGGACTGAAGACTGCTCTCATGCCCCTTGAAGGGTATGAAACCATAGAAGTCGATGGTCTCTTATACGAAGCTTTTAATACCTCTGGGGGTTTAGGCACATTGGCTGATACTTTCTCAGGTAAAGTGCAAACGATGAATTATAAAACGCTCCGCTATCCTGGGCATTGCGAAAAGATTCATTTTCTCATGAACGATCTCAAGCTTAATACCCATCGAGAACTTCTCAAACATATTTTGGAAAATGCGATTCCCAAGACCTATCAGGATGTGGTGTTGATTTACGTGTCAGTGGTAGGAAGGAAAGCCGGAGAATTATTAGAAGAAAATTACGTCAAAAAGATTTATCCGCAGACTATTGCAGGCAGATTGTGGTCAGCCATTCAAGTCACCACCGCCGCAGGGATGTGCAGCGTAGTCGATTCCGTATTCGCAGATCCTCCTCGGCACCAAGGCTTTATAAAACAGGAGGCCTTTGCCCTACCCGAAATTCTCGCAAATCGGTTTGGCAGATACTACGCCTGA
- a CDS encoding acyl-CoA desaturase produces the protein MTTATLTHIDSPQTRARDIQTTILFLLVTVGAAIGLPTYAYYYDYSWLDWTMFAILYIYTGLGITVGYHRLLAHRSFDCPDWVKGVLLIGGGWAFQNSGLKWAADHIRHHARCDKDEDPYNATWGFWHSHCGWLFVRDPHRDPKYASRLKQDRVVVWQDRYYIPILISGLIFPFLVGFLYNGWVGGLGCFLLAGVGRTFFVLNSTFCINSICHIWGKQPHGTSDSSRDSWWISLITFGEGYHNYHHMYQSDYRNGPKWYNFDPSKWLIYGLSRIGLAKSLRRFS, from the coding sequence ATGACCACTGCCACTCTCACACACATCGATAGCCCACAAACTCGGGCCCGAGACATACAAACCACCATTCTCTTTCTTCTTGTCACGGTCGGCGCTGCCATCGGCCTTCCTACCTATGCTTATTACTACGATTACTCCTGGCTAGATTGGACGATGTTTGCTATTCTCTATATTTATACAGGATTAGGCATCACCGTCGGTTACCATCGGCTCCTTGCCCATCGAAGCTTTGATTGCCCTGACTGGGTCAAAGGCGTTCTGTTGATTGGTGGGGGATGGGCGTTCCAAAACTCAGGGCTAAAGTGGGCCGCCGATCATATTCGACATCATGCCCGATGCGACAAGGATGAAGATCCCTACAATGCGACATGGGGATTTTGGCATAGTCATTGTGGATGGTTGTTTGTGCGCGATCCCCATCGTGACCCTAAATATGCCTCCCGCCTGAAGCAGGACCGAGTCGTAGTTTGGCAAGATCGTTATTATATTCCAATTCTTATTTCGGGATTAATTTTCCCATTTCTCGTTGGCTTTCTCTACAATGGCTGGGTTGGTGGACTGGGCTGCTTTCTTCTGGCGGGAGTGGGCCGAACGTTTTTCGTATTAAACTCCACGTTTTGTATTAATTCCATCTGCCACATTTGGGGCAAACAACCCCATGGCACCTCCGATTCCAGCCGTGATAGTTGGTGGATCTCTCTCATCACCTTTGGCGAGGGGTACCATAATTACCATCACATGTACCAAAGCGATTATCGAAATGGCCCTAAATGGTATAATTTTGATCCATCGAAGTGGCTCATTTACGGCCTTTCGCGAATTGGATTGGCTAAATCGTTACGCCGCTTTTCCTAG
- a CDS encoding GIY-YIG nuclease family protein has translation MKEMTWTVYMLECSDGTLYTGISSNVEQRLAHHEKGKGARYTKGRGPFTVVYVEPKETKGEALKREKAIKSLRRQEKVRLIAEFRRLRE, from the coding sequence ATGAAAGAAATGACCTGGACGGTGTACATGTTGGAATGTTCTGATGGCACGCTATACACGGGGATTTCTTCAAATGTTGAACAACGATTGGCTCATCACGAAAAAGGCAAGGGAGCGAGATACACCAAAGGCCGAGGGCCTTTTACGGTGGTATATGTCGAACCAAAAGAGACCAAAGGCGAAGCGCTTAAACGCGAAAAGGCCATCAAGTCTTTAAGAAGACAAGAAAAGGTACGGCTGATTGCAGAATTCCGTCGGCTTCGAGAATAA
- a CDS encoding TenA family transcriptional regulator → MSQLLTFPTTANQLAVSPGIQKRSFSPHPPWIVHLINDIAPYQERIFNCPLVKETAKGSLSLEQMRGWLMQLYPFIETFPQWIALNIAKAEDASAKETLIDNIRVEKWHAKQWMDMTDAFGISRESLHSCSILPEVEALTHYMWSINLRGTLAESMSAMSYAIEGTTQGIARSVLQGFPKYDGRDGIHLTKRAYAWMKNHAHYDEAHPLEALEIIIRSTDTEHMQEKVTHAAKRSMEYFHIALDACYRKFNPVDVSVHHRSARAA, encoded by the coding sequence ATGTCACAGTTGTTAACCTTTCCGACCACAGCCAATCAATTGGCCGTATCGCCTGGAATCCAAAAACGATCATTTTCACCTCATCCTCCCTGGATTGTTCATCTGATTAATGACATTGCCCCGTATCAAGAACGAATTTTCAACTGCCCATTGGTCAAAGAAACTGCGAAGGGCTCCTTATCCCTGGAACAAATGCGGGGATGGTTGATGCAGCTGTATCCGTTCATTGAAACATTCCCTCAATGGATCGCCTTAAATATTGCCAAAGCCGAGGATGCTAGTGCCAAAGAAACCCTGATCGACAACATTCGGGTGGAAAAATGGCATGCCAAACAATGGATGGACATGACCGATGCTTTTGGAATCTCCCGTGAATCATTACACAGCTGCTCCATTCTTCCCGAAGTCGAGGCACTCACCCATTATATGTGGTCGATTAATTTGCGCGGAACGCTTGCAGAAAGCATGAGCGCCATGTCCTATGCGATTGAAGGCACGACTCAAGGAATCGCTCGTTCCGTCTTGCAAGGGTTCCCCAAATATGATGGACGAGACGGCATCCATTTAACCAAACGCGCCTATGCGTGGATGAAAAACCATGCACATTACGACGAAGCACACCCTTTGGAAGCATTGGAAATCATCATACGGTCCACTGATACGGAACACATGCAAGAAAAAGTGACCCATGCCGCCAAGCGCAGCATGGAATATTTTCATATCGCACTAGATGCTTGTTATCGAAAATTTAACCCCGTAGATGTGTCGGTGCACCATCGTTCTGCCCGCGCAGCTTAA
- the sthA gene encoding Si-specific NAD(P)(+) transhydrogenase: MSASKHFDILVIGSGPAGQKAAIQGAKVGKRVALVERSKHVGGACVHHGTIPSKTLRESALNMVRFQRTSNVFDFRLRDDLTVPALIQRLDEVIQAHSVYMAAQLDRNQVTRFHARAKFASSHEVEFTTPKRTIERYSADIIIIATGSRPRCPDNVPVDHEHILDSDSILSMIYLPKTLTVLGGGVIASEYASFFSLLGVQVMMVDQADRPVRFMDAEITNGFVKAFEATGGRYFGEQKIEEVKWDGLSKVMTKLGNGETLESEKMLMALGRVANIEELNLSEVGIEPTPRGLIPVDEFFRTAVSHVYAVGDVIGPPSLASCSMEQGRRAVCHALAIDPGHSADMVPMGIYTVPEMSSVGITEEEAVSRHGGAVVGRAQFQEIARGQISGMTEGLLKLVADAQGKKLLGVHIVGEGATELVHIGQMGLLAEVEVDHFVENIFNFPTMAETYRVAALDIVKQRPR, from the coding sequence ATGAGTGCCAGCAAACATTTTGACATTTTAGTGATTGGCAGTGGCCCCGCCGGTCAAAAAGCGGCCATTCAGGGTGCGAAAGTGGGCAAACGCGTGGCATTGGTGGAGCGCAGTAAGCATGTAGGCGGGGCTTGTGTGCATCATGGCACCATTCCCAGCAAGACTCTCCGAGAAAGTGCTCTCAACATGGTTCGGTTTCAACGAACCTCAAATGTCTTTGATTTTCGGTTGCGAGACGACCTCACGGTCCCTGCCCTCATTCAACGGCTGGACGAAGTGATACAAGCCCATTCCGTCTATATGGCCGCGCAGCTCGATCGCAATCAGGTCACTCGTTTTCATGCCCGCGCCAAGTTTGCCTCTAGCCATGAAGTGGAGTTCACGACACCCAAACGGACCATCGAACGTTACTCAGCAGATATCATTATTATTGCCACCGGATCGCGGCCCCGCTGCCCAGATAATGTTCCTGTCGACCATGAACATATATTGGATAGCGATTCCATCCTCTCCATGATCTATCTTCCAAAAACCCTTACGGTGTTGGGTGGCGGGGTGATTGCCAGTGAATATGCATCATTCTTCTCTCTTTTGGGCGTCCAAGTGATGATGGTTGATCAAGCGGATCGGCCCGTCCGTTTTATGGATGCCGAAATTACCAATGGGTTTGTGAAGGCGTTTGAAGCAACGGGGGGGCGTTACTTTGGTGAGCAAAAAATCGAGGAAGTAAAATGGGATGGTCTCTCCAAAGTCATGACCAAGTTGGGGAATGGAGAAACCCTGGAGAGTGAAAAAATGCTCATGGCTCTTGGGCGAGTGGCCAACATCGAAGAGCTGAATCTCTCGGAAGTAGGAATCGAACCTACCCCCCGTGGGTTGATTCCTGTCGATGAATTTTTTCGAACTGCGGTTTCCCATGTGTATGCTGTCGGCGATGTGATTGGGCCGCCGTCGTTAGCCTCGTGTTCCATGGAGCAGGGACGGCGAGCGGTGTGTCATGCCTTAGCCATCGATCCCGGGCATTCTGCGGACATGGTGCCCATGGGTATTTATACCGTACCGGAAATGTCGAGTGTTGGGATTACTGAAGAGGAGGCTGTGTCCCGTCATGGAGGAGCTGTAGTTGGGCGGGCTCAATTCCAGGAAATCGCCCGGGGACAGATCTCAGGGATGACCGAAGGACTTTTAAAATTAGTTGCTGATGCTCAAGGAAAAAAATTGCTCGGCGTGCATATTGTAGGCGAAGGCGCGACAGAGCTAGTGCATATCGGACAAATGGGGCTCTTGGCGGAAGTCGAGGTCGATCATTTCGTCGAAAACATTTTTAACTTTCCCACCATGGCTGAAACCTACCGAGTCGCGGCATTAGACATTGTTAAGCAACGCCCCCGTTAA
- a CDS encoding HPF/RaiA family ribosome-associated protein gives MDLKTECRNVTMTPRWQSEIEARMDELHIDHNHITHGRVTLTKNPHHKKGSNIAEALIVITLPPRHTLTARKEAKTFEEAIRMAFKAIGTEIKKFREKPQSARPIKDVEMSISE, from the coding sequence ATGGATTTAAAAACTGAATGTCGGAACGTCACCATGACGCCTCGGTGGCAGAGTGAGATCGAGGCCCGAATGGATGAATTGCACATCGACCACAACCACATTACGCATGGCCGAGTAACCTTAACGAAAAACCCACACCATAAAAAGGGAAGCAATATTGCTGAAGCGTTAATAGTCATCACCCTCCCCCCTCGTCACACTCTCACCGCTCGCAAAGAAGCTAAAACATTTGAGGAAGCCATTCGTATGGCCTTCAAGGCAATTGGAACTGAAATCAAAAAGTTTCGTGAAAAGCCCCAAAGTGCCAGACCAATCAAAGATGTGGAAATGTCTATTTCTGAATGA
- a CDS encoding aldehyde dehydrogenase family protein, which yields MENPVHNFIGGKWVPSRSGKTFETRNPATGAVITQCADSNAEDMNDAVGAAHKAFESWRRLPAPRRGELLFRAAERLFHEKETLARSLTSEMGKVLVEGRGDIQEAIDMAYYMGGEGRRQFGHIAPSELPNKSAYAIREPLGVIGLITPWNFPMAIPAWKSFPALIMGNTVVLKPSPETPYTAALFVKCLEEAGIPPGVVNLVMGSAPDLGATLVKHPEVALISFTGSKVTGGKVAVDAATHYKQVALELGGKNAILVMEDADLELAVEGIVWSAFGTSGQRCTACSRLIVHREVKEKLVTRLLDRMNTLRVGNGLDPEIDVGPLINQTQVEHVHALVKVGQTEGAQLRAGGHPLTEGPHASGHFFAPTLFDNVTPSMRIAKEEIFGPVLSVLEVNNLEEAIKVNNSVEYGLSSSLYTQDVNRAQHAIRELDSGIVYINAGTIGSEVHLPFGGIKNTGNGHREAGQAALDTFSEWKSIYVDYSGRLQRAQIDTN from the coding sequence ATGGAAAATCCCGTTCACAATTTTATTGGTGGGAAATGGGTTCCTTCTCGATCGGGGAAAACATTTGAAACTCGCAATCCAGCCACGGGTGCTGTCATAACCCAATGCGCCGACTCCAATGCCGAAGACATGAATGATGCCGTCGGCGCTGCGCATAAAGCCTTTGAATCCTGGCGCCGACTACCAGCCCCTCGGCGAGGAGAATTGCTCTTTCGAGCAGCGGAACGCCTTTTCCATGAAAAAGAAACCCTGGCTCGCTCTCTAACAAGTGAAATGGGTAAGGTCTTAGTGGAGGGACGTGGCGATATTCAAGAGGCTATTGATATGGCCTATTACATGGGGGGAGAAGGCCGACGCCAGTTTGGACATATTGCTCCTTCTGAACTTCCTAATAAATCCGCGTATGCGATCCGGGAGCCCCTTGGCGTGATCGGGTTAATTACCCCATGGAACTTTCCCATGGCCATTCCCGCATGGAAGAGTTTTCCAGCCTTGATTATGGGAAATACCGTGGTGCTGAAACCTTCGCCGGAAACTCCCTATACGGCTGCCTTATTTGTCAAATGCTTGGAGGAAGCAGGGATCCCTCCTGGAGTCGTGAATCTGGTGATGGGCAGTGCGCCGGACCTCGGGGCCACACTCGTGAAACATCCAGAGGTAGCTCTGATCTCGTTTACCGGCTCAAAAGTTACAGGGGGAAAAGTCGCGGTCGATGCCGCAACCCATTACAAACAAGTCGCTCTCGAATTGGGCGGCAAAAATGCCATTCTCGTGATGGAGGATGCGGATCTTGAATTAGCAGTAGAAGGCATTGTCTGGAGTGCCTTCGGCACCAGTGGCCAGCGTTGCACCGCATGCAGCCGATTAATCGTTCACCGCGAAGTGAAAGAAAAACTGGTAACCAGGTTACTCGATCGAATGAACACTCTGCGGGTAGGGAACGGGCTTGATCCAGAAATCGACGTCGGCCCTTTAATAAATCAAACACAAGTGGAGCATGTGCATGCCCTGGTGAAGGTGGGTCAAACCGAAGGCGCTCAACTCCGCGCAGGAGGCCATCCCTTAACCGAGGGACCTCATGCGAGTGGGCATTTTTTTGCACCTACCTTATTCGACAATGTCACACCCTCTATGAGAATTGCCAAAGAGGAAATTTTTGGCCCCGTGTTGAGTGTATTAGAAGTAAATAATCTTGAAGAAGCGATTAAGGTGAATAATTCCGTCGAATATGGACTGTCGAGTTCTTTGTATACGCAGGATGTCAATCGAGCCCAGCACGCCATCCGAGAACTGGACTCGGGAATTGTGTACATCAATGCGGGCACAATTGGTAGCGAAGTCCATCTTCCTTTTGGTGGCATTAAAAACACGGGTAATGGACACCGTGAGGCTGGGCAAGCGGCCTTGGACACATTTAGCGAGTGGAAATCTATTTACGTGGATTACAGCGGGCGACTCCAACGGGCGCAAATCGATACCAATTAA
- a CDS encoding cyclic nucleotide-binding/CBS domain-containing protein, translating to MAATKKPSSSATLNFDRDIDQFRRQIATLKTFIMGSATTSIEEFDLATEELLGDVFGRSSANLELYEYAQLGEAGGLVNLTGEAPEGVNVEDDRESLRQRQRVLESCVADLEARRAQATSGKKSKKASGPKVSDFMSKTVRSVPQDSTLKEAAQRLQEWKIGSLLVETGDEFVGTITETELTREVIANGVDANTTTVKTCMREPLLTLESSDLVVDAVSMMKEKSTRHVCVTESGKIVGLISVSDILRYYSGIN from the coding sequence ATGGCCGCGACAAAAAAACCTTCATCTTCAGCCACATTAAATTTTGATCGTGACATTGATCAATTCCGGCGACAAATTGCCACGCTCAAGACTTTTATCATGGGTTCGGCCACGACCTCTATCGAAGAATTTGATTTGGCCACAGAAGAACTTCTTGGTGATGTGTTCGGCCGTTCCTCCGCCAACCTTGAACTCTATGAATATGCACAACTCGGGGAAGCCGGGGGGTTAGTGAATTTAACTGGTGAAGCCCCGGAAGGAGTTAATGTTGAGGATGATCGCGAGAGTTTGCGGCAGCGCCAGCGGGTGCTGGAAAGTTGCGTTGCGGATCTTGAGGCCCGGCGGGCTCAGGCCACGTCCGGCAAAAAATCCAAGAAGGCTTCAGGGCCGAAAGTATCAGACTTTATGTCCAAAACAGTACGTTCCGTTCCCCAAGATTCAACTTTAAAAGAAGCTGCTCAACGGCTGCAAGAATGGAAAATCGGTTCGCTATTGGTTGAGACTGGTGATGAATTCGTTGGCACTATCACCGAAACGGAATTGACTCGGGAAGTGATTGCGAATGGCGTCGATGCCAATACCACCACAGTTAAGACCTGCATGCGAGAGCCACTGCTGACACTCGAAAGCAGCGACCTCGTCGTTGATGCTGTTAGTATGATGAAAGAAAAGTCCACTCGACACGTTTGTGTGACTGAAAGTGGGAAAATTGTCGGGTTGATCTCTGTCTCGGATATTCTTCGCTATTACTCGGGAATAAACTAA
- a CDS encoding ATP-binding protein has product MNPFALAGFLTSISSLVFGFFVFSRNPTRRFNQLWLAFTMAVALWGLGSIWIALESDPSRALLAWRIAFAVSVIWIPIVFLHFTCVFSGFSHPRLLMASYFGATLFVPLILTSPHFFSGVRFVFASFYYSTPGPLLFTFFTVGWLGLICYSHFLLVQAFRQSSDAKRAQIKYFFIATAVGYAGGSLEFLPIFGFDLYPWGHFAIPFYPIIMAYAIVKYRLMDTSIVLEKGLSYLTLFFVAAIPAFGILLWAQHLYFGSISYPFSATMLVIFHFLVLGSYTIKTRAEEAIGRKFFKERYETAHTLSQFSKALVSILDFRTLTEEIIRTLKRVMAIRHATLYIWDKQKNLYTLVAPTQHPITTSIQFGNTHELPIQLRQHHEPLVREELEDLEITDHSKRLSQNLKALGVEVCLPFLNIHNQLIGFCMLGSRHTGTGYSTEDLQLLTTLGRNAAIALENALLYEDLKQSQSLIQRNNQLRSLEIMAGGFAHEIRNPLTSIKTFVHLAPHRIGDHDFLRHFGRIVTEDVTRIERLCQEVLQYSHHPVPQFFEEDIHEIIDSCLYSTQVKANGKQVQIKKIFAEDLPPIRLDRQQLKQVFLNIFFNALEAMHGENQTLTVRTYWVHTPTDETWAQIEISDSGHGIGHKELEHIFDPFFTTKHESQEHEGTGLGLAIAHQIIQAHGGHIEVNSQIGLGTTFLITLPIPVSSDPQQMAFSF; this is encoded by the coding sequence ATGAATCCCTTTGCCCTTGCAGGATTTCTTACGAGCATCAGTTCATTGGTGTTTGGATTTTTTGTATTTTCTCGCAACCCCACCCGTCGCTTCAACCAGCTCTGGTTGGCCTTTACCATGGCCGTGGCCTTGTGGGGATTGGGCTCTATTTGGATTGCACTCGAATCAGACCCTTCAAGAGCGCTGTTGGCTTGGCGTATAGCTTTCGCCGTCAGCGTGATTTGGATCCCCATTGTGTTTCTTCATTTCACCTGTGTCTTTTCCGGATTTTCACATCCGCGCCTTCTGATGGCCTCCTATTTCGGGGCAACGCTTTTTGTGCCCCTGATTCTTACTTCCCCTCATTTTTTCTCCGGAGTGCGATTCGTTTTTGCTTCTTTTTACTATTCCACCCCGGGACCTCTACTGTTTACTTTCTTCACCGTAGGGTGGTTGGGACTCATCTGTTATAGCCATTTTCTTTTGGTACAAGCCTTTCGTCAAAGTTCTGATGCAAAGCGAGCGCAGATCAAATATTTCTTTATCGCCACCGCGGTTGGCTATGCCGGTGGATCACTCGAATTTCTTCCCATTTTTGGATTTGACCTCTATCCCTGGGGACATTTTGCTATTCCGTTCTACCCCATCATCATGGCCTACGCCATTGTGAAATATCGTTTAATGGATACTTCCATCGTATTAGAGAAAGGGCTCTCCTATCTCACCCTCTTCTTTGTCGCGGCTATACCGGCGTTTGGCATTTTGCTATGGGCTCAACACCTCTATTTTGGTTCGATTAGTTATCCCTTCTCCGCCACGATGTTGGTGATTTTTCATTTCCTCGTGTTAGGTTCGTACACCATTAAAACACGTGCGGAAGAGGCGATTGGACGAAAGTTTTTTAAAGAACGATATGAAACCGCTCATACCCTCTCGCAATTTTCCAAGGCCTTGGTCAGCATTCTCGACTTTCGTACCTTAACGGAAGAAATCATACGGACACTCAAACGAGTGATGGCCATTCGCCATGCCACGCTCTACATCTGGGACAAACAAAAAAACTTGTATACCCTCGTGGCGCCTACACAACATCCGATCACGACATCAATCCAATTTGGGAATACCCATGAGCTTCCCATTCAACTTCGCCAACATCATGAACCTCTGGTGCGGGAGGAATTAGAAGATTTGGAAATCACTGACCACTCGAAACGCCTAAGCCAAAACCTGAAAGCGCTTGGTGTGGAGGTGTGCCTACCGTTTTTAAACATTCACAACCAACTCATTGGATTTTGCATGCTTGGATCACGCCACACGGGTACCGGATATTCAACTGAAGATTTGCAGTTGCTGACGACATTGGGACGGAATGCCGCCATTGCATTGGAAAATGCTTTGCTCTATGAAGATTTAAAACAATCTCAATCTCTGATTCAGCGAAATAACCAACTCCGCTCATTGGAAATCATGGCCGGTGGATTTGCTCATGAAATCCGGAATCCACTGACGTCCATAAAGACCTTTGTGCATCTTGCCCCTCACCGCATCGGCGATCACGATTTCCTTCGCCACTTTGGCCGAATCGTAACTGAAGACGTCACTCGCATCGAACGCCTGTGCCAGGAAGTTCTTCAATATTCTCACCACCCCGTTCCCCAATTTTTTGAAGAGGATATTCATGAAATTATCGATTCTTGTCTTTATTCCACCCAAGTCAAAGCCAATGGAAAACAGGTACAAATAAAGAAAATTTTTGCCGAGGATTTGCCCCCTATTCGCCTCGACCGACAACAACTCAAGCAAGTGTTTCTGAATATATTTTTCAATGCGCTCGAGGCCATGCATGGGGAAAACCAAACATTAACCGTCCGCACCTATTGGGTCCACACACCTACCGACGAGACCTGGGCCCAAATTGAAATATCCGACTCCGGACATGGAATTGGCCACAAAGAACTAGAACATATTTTCGATCCCTTTTTTACCACCAAGCACGAAAGCCAAGAACACGAGGGTACGGGACTTGGGTTGGCCATTGCCCATCAAATTATTCAGGCTCACGGCGGACACATCGAGGTCAATAGCCAAATTGGCCTGGGCACTACGTTTCTCATCACCCTACCTATCCCTGTTTCCTCAGATCCTCAACAAATGGCATTTTCTTTTTGA
- a CDS encoding HDOD domain-containing protein, which yields MSESPTSVELEPLEQLHVAMIERVANDELELPLLPHVATEVLNLTSDPDADMTRLATLIQQDQAIASQVLKISNSAAYAPRSPIVSMQQAVSWLGMKMLGELALTVSIGSGVFRVKGYETEIGSLWRHALASGLFAKEIARLGRSNVECAFLCGLLHTIGKPVVLQAILEVQESMDLTFAWSDFVRILDVHHVQVGSLVVEKWKLPSHVKEAILYYGDYTQAPKLSSVAMATCLADRLASRFLGLDGEDAVELESLPVVEALNLYPEDMEALYGQGETVLQAVEAIVV from the coding sequence ATGTCTGAATCTCCCACATCGGTTGAACTGGAACCCCTTGAACAGCTTCATGTGGCCATGATTGAACGTGTGGCCAACGATGAGCTCGAACTCCCCCTTCTTCCGCATGTGGCTACCGAAGTCTTGAATTTGACTAGCGATCCTGATGCCGACATGACGCGGTTAGCCACCTTGATCCAACAAGATCAAGCCATTGCCAGTCAGGTGTTGAAAATATCTAATTCCGCGGCCTATGCGCCACGTTCTCCCATTGTCTCCATGCAACAAGCCGTGTCCTGGCTCGGCATGAAAATGTTAGGGGAGCTGGCGCTGACCGTCTCGATTGGAAGTGGAGTCTTTCGTGTCAAAGGATATGAAACGGAAATCGGGAGTCTCTGGCGTCACGCCCTAGCCTCCGGTCTCTTTGCCAAAGAAATTGCGAGATTAGGGCGAAGCAATGTGGAATGCGCATTTTTGTGTGGACTGCTGCATACGATTGGGAAACCGGTCGTGCTCCAAGCAATCTTAGAAGTTCAGGAGAGTATGGATCTGACCTTTGCGTGGTCTGACTTTGTTAGGATCCTCGATGTCCATCATGTTCAAGTCGGGTCGTTAGTGGTGGAAAAATGGAAACTTCCCTCTCATGTCAAAGAGGCCATTCTGTACTATGGCGACTATACCCAAGCTCCCAAACTAAGTTCTGTTGCTATGGCCACCTGTTTAGCTGATCGATTAGCTTCACGATTTTTGGGGTTGGACGGTGAAGATGCCGTCGAACTGGAAAGTCTTCCCGTGGTGGAAGCCTTGAATTTGTATCCCGAAGATATGGAAGCCTTATATGGCCAGGGTGAGACGGTTCTTCAGGCGGTTGAGGCGATCGTTGTATGA
- a CDS encoding response regulator, translated as MQRVLLVDDEAAVRGTLRAVLESQGYDCDEAEHGAAALALLEKEHFDLIITDNKMPVLNGVEFLKQYSQKPDPKPPVIFFTGDISDVEKELALKAGARAVLQKPPNFGEIISAVQEAMSS; from the coding sequence ATGCAACGAGTTTTATTAGTCGACGATGAAGCGGCAGTAAGAGGGACCTTGCGTGCGGTTCTTGAATCGCAAGGGTACGATTGTGACGAGGCCGAACATGGGGCTGCTGCTTTGGCTTTATTGGAAAAAGAACATTTCGATTTAATCATTACTGATAACAAAATGCCTGTGCTGAATGGCGTTGAATTTCTCAAACAATACTCCCAAAAGCCTGACCCAAAACCTCCCGTTATTTTTTTTACCGGAGATATCAGTGATGTGGAAAAGGAACTTGCCTTAAAGGCCGGTGCTCGAGCTGTCTTACAAAAACCCCCCAATTTCGGAGAAATCATCTCCGCGGTTCAAGAGGCCATGAGTAGTTAG